The region GGCGTCGTCGCTATGTGCACCCAAGGCGGTGGCAGCCTCCTGCGCAAGCGACAGGCGTTTTGACCGGTCGCAACTTGTTGAACGTTCAGTGCACCTGTCGAGGACGATGGTGGAGTGCTGGCCCATCAGGAAACCGTACGCTCCCCGGGCACTCGATGAGATGACCAATCCGGCGGACGCCGACGTTGAGTAGGGGCAAGTCTCCCTCAAGCGGTTGGCGAATACGGCGGCTGTCAGGGAGGCAGTCGCGACGACTTGTGCCCTCACGGTTGCGGTACTGCCGTGGCAACGTACCGCCGGTTCTCGTACGGTGGCCGCTATAAGATGGTCAAGGTTCGGAAATGACGCTGCGGGTTGGAATTCCAGCCGACTATAGGTCCCCAGATACCGGCACTCGTGACCGGCAAAATCCGGCCCCTGCCGGCAGGTGATTCGGTCCACAAGTTTTAAATGGCAAGCGCGAATTTTCTGACATAAAGGCCCCCAGTGTCGATTGGCTCCAAAAGTCCCGGAAGAGGTCATCGTCACGGGACCCAAATCAGTAAAGCAAGCAGCGCACGAAGATGCTTGGCGCCACGGCTGACGCCAAACCGGCCACGACTGTTGCTAAATTTCGGGAACCGAAGAGTGGTGCAACGTGGTCGGGACACGGCCGGGCGCCCAAGTAGATTGCAAGTGCGAAGAATCGCGATAGGTTCTTTGTCGACGGAACTGCGCCGGTTCCGTCGACCGCTTCGAGCAAGGCGAAAGCTGCGGTCAACATCGCTTGGCTCGTCGCCGGGTGGCTGATTGCAAACGGCCTGCGGTCTTTCACGGGCGGAATGCCTCTGTGGCTCGAGCAACTCATTCCGGCATGTGCGTCGTCTATCGGACGGGCCATAGGAAGGGAGACGACGTGAACGTCCGGCCTCGCGCTAAACGCCGGCTGCCGACCTTCGTGGCATTACCAGCGCGGCGCGTTCGCGCAGCGTGCCTAGCTTCGCCCTTCTCCGTAGCATTTTGGCCAGTCTTCAGGAACGAGCTTTTCGCCATCCCGCCAACGATGGCGTACATGCTGCTGGAATTCTGCGTCGTCGAAGTCAGCGTGGTCGGTGACTATCACCTGATACTCGCGCCCCGCGACCTGCGCCGACCGCGCCATCAGTTCATACATACGCCGTACTGTGGCCCTATCAATGTCCCTCTTCTTCGGGCCGTTGTCAGAGTCGGTCGGAAAGTGCGCTTGAGATGACTGGTCAATCATCAGGAAATTCGGGACCGGACGGCTCTTCTGCGCGAACCACTCGTGAAGCGCGAGGTGAACCACAAGGTGGTGGCCCACCCAGTTTTCTCCGCTTCCCATGCGCTTCAATGGAACGGGAGCCTAACAAGGCGTGCAGCCCACGGTTAGCGCTTGCGAAGATAAGCGATGACTCGCTTCGCTACGTCGACAAGCGTCTTGTGCTTGCCAGCCGGAATTGTTGGCGAGTTGAGCGCAGTTCCTGGAGCAGCAACGATTCGGACTCGGATGTATTCACCATCGATGAGGATTTGCACGCAGGCTTCCGACGTCGGCGTGGAATATCCAGCTGTCTGTCGCTCAACAAAAGGCGTAGATTGCCGAACGTCCAGATAGGGACCCAGCGGCCACCGATATCCTCCTGAATGCAACGCCTCGGATGCACGTTCCGACAACGGTCGACGAGGGTCTCGTAGCGCTACTGGAATGAGCACCGGCCTGATGGCTGTTGCTCTCCTCGCGATTGCATGCGGCGCATTTGTCATCCGCCGAACCAAGAGAGTTCGACGCAACGGGGAACCAACAAAACATATCCGAGGTAGGGACTAACGCTCAGCTGCATTCACTAAAAGGCAACATCGCGTTGCAATGTTCAGCAGGTCGCTCTCGAAATCAATGCTCTAGCCTTTTCCGGCCTGAACGTGGCATATTGCGACCACATTCATGAGGAGGCCACTTGATGGCAACGACTTTGGAAGCAATTCGGGCGAAGATGAAAAAACTGCAAGCCCAGGCGGACGCTTTGATTGCAAAGGAATCGACAACGGTCTTGAAAACCATCCATGAGCTGATGGAAAAGCACGGCCTCACGACTGCGGATATTGATGCGCATGCTGGCGGCAAGCAACGCGCGAAGAAGGTCGAAACAAAAGCTGCCGCCAAAGGAAGGGCTACTGCGGCCAAATATCGCGACCCGAAGACCGGCGCGACTTGGTCAGGACACGGCCGTGCGCCCGGTTGGATTGCTTCGGCGAAGAACCGCGACAAGTTCCTGGTTGACGGAAGTACGGCGACCGCGAAGGCAGCTCCTGCGAGCAAAGCGAAGGCCGCTGGCAACTATGTCCGCGGGCCGCAGCCGGCGATGTACTAGGACCCAAAGTCGGGCGCGACGTGGAGTGGACGTGGGCGCGCGCCGGCGTGGCTGGCTGGCGTGAAGAACCGGTCTGAATTCATGATTGCAGGCGGCGCTGAAGCGACTGTCGCGACGCCCGCGGGTGCCGTGAGCAAGGCGAAACCTGCGGTGAAGAAGGCCTCGAAGGCGGTCGGTGCGACTTCTACCAAGGGACAGCCAAAAGGTCCGCAGCCGGCCAAATATCGCGACCCGAAGTCCGGCGCGACTTGGAGCGGACGCGGTCCGGCTCCGGCGTGGCTAGCCGGAGCGAAAGACCGCAGCAAGTTTCTGATTGATGGCACCAGCGCAGCGGCGGATGTGAGTGCTTCGACGGCGACGAAGCCTTCGGCCAAAAAGGCAGTTGCCAAGAAAGCCGTCGTCAAGAAGGTCGCAGCGACAAAGACCGCACCGACGAAGAAGGTTGCTGTGAAGAAGATGGTTGCCAAGGAGTCCGTGAGCGCGAAGTTGCCGGCTAAGAAGGCGCCTGCGAAAAAAGCGCCGCGGAGCGTGGCCGTGCCCGCTCCGGTGGCCGCAGTCGAGTCTGGCGCCGAGTTGACGACCTAAAGATAGTTGTCAGGTGCCCGGTGAACCAACGATTTTCTGGTTCCACCGGGTACACCAAGCCGACGACGTTTTATTGCGCCTGTGCTGCCTGACGTTGCGCGGCTTGCTGTTGAGCTTCCTGTTGAGCGTGTTGCTTCGCAAGGTGCCTGCCGACCATGCAGCCACCGACCGCACCAACGACAGCGTGATGCCCCGCGTAATGCCCAGCGACCCCGCCTACCACCGCGCCCTTGAGGCAGCCTGCGGCGTTTGCCGTGCCTGCCGTTGCGAAGACCAGCGTCATTGCAATCAAGGCGGTTCTTATCGGGCTAGCTTTCATTCGAAGGTACTCTGAGGTTGGATTTTTCGGATGCGCCGCTTTCCGGCACTGTGTCAATACCCGCGCCAATCACGGTGCTCGCGCCACTGGTGCTCACGCCATTCCTGGCGGCGCCATTCACGTTCTCGCCACTCGCGACGTTCGCGCCATTCGCGGGCTCGCCAGTCGTCGTCACCGCCGTACGCGACGGCGACGGGCGCTGGAGCATACACGACGGGAGGTGGTGGTGCGTACACTGGCTCAGCCGGCGCATACACGGCGCCGGGGATGCCCAATCCGATGGCGACGTCGACGTGTGCCGATGCTGCCGTTGATGCTGCCAGTACTGCCAGACCGAGCGCTGCGCCGAGAATCTTCTTGTTCATCTTCACTACTCCTCGCACATTGAGTGCAATGTCAGTGACTACGGCTCGGAGTGTAAGGAGCGATGTCGGATACGTGTGAAACGGCGGTGCGGGATTGGTAACATGGCATTACTAGCGTCGGCGTACCTCATGCGCTTGAGAATTACCGTCTGCGCTCGAATCGCATGTCCCAGAGAACGTAACCGCACGATGAAGAGACTCGAAAGAGCGCACGTTTGCAGTGCGTCTTTGAGTCACCGTTGACTGTGATGACTATGACACCGCGATTGACGTGCGCGGTCTCGACGAATTCGTCAGCGTGAGCTCGCAAATATGCGAGTGAAAATAAGCTTTGCTTCATCGTCTCGCCCCCCGTTTTCAGGCGCGCGCATTCGTGGACCCGGCCAGGAGCAACCGTTCGGTCCGCCTATCAAGCCACCCGACGGAACAGTTAGAATCGGCAGCCATTTAGTCAACGAGACCTGCATCCGACTTTATGCATCACCGCATCGTTTTTGCGCTCGACCGTCAAGGCCGGCTCGTCGACATACACTCGGTGCCCCAAGGCCTAGCGTGTGGTTGCGTTTGTCCGGGGTGCGGCGGCCGCCTTTTAGCGAAGCAGGGGCAAATCCGGGCGTGGTATTTCTCGCACGCGTCCGGGGCCGAATGTGTCAGTGGCGCGGAGACCGCTCTGCACCTTGCTGCGAAACGTCTGATACTCGAGCATCGCTCTGTCGCGCTTCCACCGCTCGTGGTCAATTTCAAAAGACTGCACCCGAGGTTCGGTCTCTTCGAGCGCTCGAAGACCGTTGAGCTGCCGGAGAAAGTTTGGCGATTGAGCGAAGCTCGCGCGGAGTCGCGCATCGGAACGTACATCGCCGATGTCGCGGGACATCTGGACGACAGGACCGAGGTCATCGTCGAAGTGAAAGTCCGACACGAGGTTGAACCGGAGAAAGCGAAGTATCTTCGTGCGCGCCGCGTGCCGTGCATCGAGATTGACCTGCTCCCACTGTTGGAGGAGGCGCTCACACTGCAGGACCTCGCATGGCACGTACTCGAAAGCGGGACCAATCGCAGCTGGGTCAGCAACAGCGCCTACGCTGAAATCGAGGCGGAACTGCTTGCAGAATACCAAACCTGGATTGCGCGCAAAAGCAGCGAGGTCGCAGGCGTTCCGCGTCACCGGCCCGAACCGCCGAAGCAGCGGAGCAAGGCGGACGAGGCTAACGCGCGGTATCAGGCTCTACCCGATGAGATGAAGCGTCTTGAATTGCGCATCGTGCTCGGGCTGGCTAACGGTGCACGCTGGCCACGGCATCTGCAGGTATCTGTCCGGGAAGGAGCGCAGGCCATACCCTCTCCGATTGATGTATGGCAAGGCGCTACCTTTGTCCGGTTCATCTATGACCCCATCGGCGGTCGGGAAGAGACGAAGCGGTTTTCTCTGTCGCATGTTTACGACTGGGTCAGCGGCAGATTCGGCACCTCGGAACTGGTCCGGCATCAGGTGTCGGCGGCGCTGAGACTTTTCCTCGGGTATCTTGCGAAATGCGGATTTCTCGAGCGTAACGGCGACGCATTTTCCGTTCTTCACGGGGGCCTCTGGCCGCCGGCGCGGCCGGAACCGCCTGTGCATCCCGCGAAACCCACGACACCGGCCCGAGCAGTAAGCACGTCTACTGCCGTTGCTCTACGGCGAGAGTGGACGTGGCGGGAGCGATGGCCGTTGGAAGACGTTGCGCTCTTACGCGCAAGTGACGCGACCGTCCGCTATGCGGGCGCCCAGTTCAACGCTCAACTGTTCGTGGATATGCTGTACAGCATGTCAATCGAGCCTTCCGAGACTGCCGTTAAAACACTGGTCACCCAGTGTGGTGGCATCGCGGATGCTGCCTTCGACCTGTTGAAGGACATCGGCGTGGTGGAAGAGTCTTGGCGGATGCTGCGAGGAGGTGTCGAGCCCCCATGGCGGTGTACATAACCTCGTCTCGTTACTTTCGAGAAACAGGCTTTTGGAGCCTTCCTGACAGAGGTCTAGGCGCCGAAAGCTCTCGAAGCGGGACTGCGCGGGAAAAACGTTCCGACCGATACGGTGCGCTATGTGCTTGTCATCCAGGGCGGGGCCTATGGACGCGAAGAACATCGAAAGCGACCCACACGCGGGGCGCATATTGGCTGCATGTCATGGTGGCAATCGAGCGCAGGCGCATTGTGGCGCGAAGCGTGTGACGGTGCTCACTCCACTTAACGATGGCCGGACGGTTTTCCTCCCGCTTGCTCAAGTTCGCGACGTAGCTGCCGATATTCAGAGTGCCGTCTTTGCATTCAAACCGGAAAAATAAAATGCGCACTCTGGTCTCCGCTGTCGCCGCTGTGTTGGCGCTCGCCAGTCTTTCTGGATGTTCAACGACTCAAAACGTCACCGCGGGTCCGCAGGCGAAAGGCTCGCCGATGACGACAGCGTGCTTTACCACGCACGGCGGCAAGTCGGCTGATATGGACGCTGCAATCCAACGCAACTTGGAAAACCACGGCGTCTCGGTGTCGATTGCCCCTGCGTGCGACAAAGCCGACATGAATGTCACTTACACCGACAGCTGGTTCTGGGACATCGTTATGTACTTGCGTTCGATGGACATCCGCTTTTATAAGGCGCCAAGCGGCGGCCTTATCGCGTCCGGCCACTGGAAAAACTCGGTTTTGCATCAGTTTCCAAATGCCGACGGCGTCGTCCAGGACTTGATGGACGACATGTTCAAGGAGGCCGGCGAGCCCACTGCCGTTAGGACCAAAGCGGCTTCGAACTAGACGGGCGGGTTTGCTGACGGGTATCGCTGCACTTGTATTTTATGCAAATTACATAACAGCCAGTCCTACTTGCAGGGACTTGCTGAGCTGCTTCAAGCACAACTGTTCCGTCGGGTGGGGCGGCCCAGTATGAGGACTGTACCAGCCGTTCAAAGACACGCAGCTGAACAAATACATTGAGTTTGATGCCATAGTCCCACCCGACTAGCTCAACACCCCTTGACCGCAGAGTCCGCCTAACTGTCCGAAAAGGATGTCATGCGCTAGTATGATAAAAACGAGCGTTCGTGCGTTGTCGGAAAGGCTCGTGAATCGCTACGTTAATTCTGGGTGTGAAAAATAATTATGCCAGGGGAACAGTGGAAACGCGGAGCGACCGAATGGCAGCACTACGTCGGGAATCTGATACGACGGAGAGTGCCGTTTGGCGATTACGTTGAGATTCCGGACCGTGTCGCCGGAGATTGCGGGCTAGAAGGCTTTTGCCGTGACGGAAACGCGTTCCAATGCTATGCGGCCACTGAACCGCTTAGTGTGGCCGAGCTGACTGAAAAGCAAAAACGGAAGGTGACCCAAGACCTCGGCAAGCTGGAAAAGAACAGAGCTGTCTTAGAAAAACTCCTGCAACCCACAAAAATTCGCAATTGGGCTCTAGTTGTGCCCCGCTGGGAAGATAAGGCTCTGTTAACCCACGTTTCGACAAAAATTCAGGGGATTTGTTCGAAGAACTTACCTTTCGTTGAACCCGGGTGCACGGCCAATATTATGACGCTCGACGATTTCGCCGTCGAAGTTCAAATTCTGGCGAGAGCGGGTGTTGGAAGCCTGGCGGTTCCAGTCACCGACCCTCACGCGGCATCCGTTGCCGAGTTCTCGGTTAAGCATGACGACTGGCTACGTCATTTGGACCGCAAGGTCACTACATTGACGGCGGGTAAAAAGGAGCAAGCGACCCAACTGTTTGAAGGTTTTCTCCAAATGTACCTTCGAGGCCAGAACGTCCTTGATACCCTACGCACAAAGTATCCGGACATTCATGCTGGAGCGGACGCAGCCAAAAGAAGCCAAGAGAGGAAGCTAGCTCTACATTCGGCGTTACATGAAGGCTCTGCAAAGGCCAGTCTCCGCGAAGTAATGCTAAATTTTGGCGGAGCGTTGAGAAACCAGTTGCCCGGCCTGGACAACGAAACCGTTTCCGCCCTCACAGACGAAGCCATCGCCGACTGGCTTCTGCGATGCCCGATGGACTTTCAAAATGAATGACGCACATTCACGGGACCGGTTGGAGCAGCTCGGTCGGCGCTGGAGCTTCACTGACAGGCCTGCTCCGTTGCCGGCCGACCTACGTCCAGTCTGGCGCATTGCAACAATTCTCCTTGTGCTTCACACGTCACGGGGGAAAAGCGCGTCGCTACGAAAGCTACATTTTGCGACCTGGGCCCTCAAAGACCGCGACGTTAGCAAACAGCTAATTGCTTCCCTCAACTCCGACGAACTTTCAACGGCACCGCTGCCTCGCATAGACCCCGCCCTGAACCGAGCAGTTGATTTCGCGGTTGCGGAAGGATTAGTCGAAATATCCGGCAAGAAGTCCGTAAAGCTTTCGGAAAAGGGCTTGCGCATAGCGAAAGAGCTCACGGAATCTACTGAGTGTTTGGTTCAAGAAAAGGAGTTACTTTCCGAATTGGTTCCGCATCTCACCGAACCTGCCATAGACCACTTGTTCAAGAGCCTTGCGTCCTCATGACAATTAAATTCGAAAGGCTTCATCTCGACGTGCTGACGCCTGAAGGCCGTTATGGAGCGAAGCTTCGCTTTCATAGTGGCCTTAACATACTGCATGCTGAGAACAGCATGGGCAAATCTACCTGCATCCAGTCAATCATTTACGCGTTGGGCCTTGAGCGTATGCTCGGGCCCAAGGCGGTGATTCCGCTTCCACCTGCGATGACCACGTTTTTGGAAGATGCGGATGGAGAGCACCTCGTGTTGGCCTCGGATGTTTGGCTGGAAGTCAGCAACACTCGCGGTGAGGCGCTAACGATACGGCGAAGTGTAAAGGGAAACCGGGACTTCCGACTGGTGACCGTGTGGGAGGGCTCACTATCGGAGGACGGCGCCGCGGCATTGCAAAGTCGCGACTATTTCTTGCGAGACCCAGGCGCAGTCACTCATGAGGCAGGCTTCCATTCAAAACTGGCGAG is a window of Paraburkholderia sp. IMGN_8 DNA encoding:
- a CDS encoding H-NS family nucleoid-associated regulatory protein, translating into MLGATADAKPATTVAKFREPKSGATWSGHGRAPK
- a CDS encoding DUF3732 domain-containing protein, which gives rise to MGHHLVVHLALHEWFAQKSRPVPNFLMIDQSSQAHFPTDSDNGPKKRDIDRATVRRMYELMARSAQVAGREYQVIVTDHADFDDAEFQQHVRHRWRDGEKLVPEDWPKCYGEGRS
- a CDS encoding H-NS histone family protein, yielding MATTLEAIRAKMKKLQAQADALIAKESTTVLKTIHELMEKHGLTTADIDAHAGGKQRAKKVETKAAAKGRATAAKYRDPKTGATWSGHGRAPGWIASAKNRDKFLVDGSTATAKAAPASKAKAAGNYVRGPQPAMY
- a CDS encoding H-NS family nucleoid-associated regulatory protein, with amino-acid sequence MKNRSEFMIAGGAEATVATPAGAVSKAKPAVKKASKAVGATSTKGQPKGPQPAKYRDPKSGATWSGRGPAPAWLAGAKDRSKFLIDGTSAAADVSASTATKPSAKKAVAKKAVVKKVAATKTAPTKKVAVKKMVAKESVSAKLPAKKAPAKKAPRSVAVPAPVAAVESGAELTT